A single Marinitoga aeolica DNA region contains:
- a CDS encoding pyruvate dehydrogenase complex E1 component subunit beta, with protein sequence MAIITMREALRQAMDEEMARDKNIILMGEEVAQYNGAYKVSQGLYDKYGEKRVIDTPITENGFAGVGIGAAMAGLRPIVEFMTFNFALQAFDQIVNNAAKMRYMSGGQFKVPVVFRGPNGPAEYLSSQHSQATQSFFAHVPGLKVVAPGTPYDAKGLLKSAIRDDNPVIFLESELMYSWEGEVLEEEYVIDIGKADVKKDGSDVTIISYSKPLKYAMESAEILEKEGINVEVIDIRSIRPLDEETILNSVKKTNRCVIVDESWPFVSVASHIGWLISHKAFDYLDAPVELVTSEDVPMPYNHKLELAAQPSVEKIIKAVKKVMYI encoded by the coding sequence ATGGCAATTATAACTATGAGAGAAGCTTTAAGACAAGCCATGGATGAAGAAATGGCAAGAGATAAAAATATTATATTAATGGGCGAAGAAGTAGCACAATATAATGGTGCGTATAAAGTGAGTCAAGGATTATATGATAAATATGGTGAAAAAAGAGTTATTGATACACCTATTACCGAAAATGGTTTTGCAGGTGTTGGAATAGGTGCTGCCATGGCAGGTTTAAGACCTATAGTAGAATTTATGACCTTCAATTTTGCTCTACAAGCATTTGATCAAATTGTAAATAACGCAGCAAAAATGAGATATATGTCAGGAGGACAATTTAAAGTTCCAGTCGTTTTTAGAGGGCCAAATGGACCTGCTGAATATCTAAGTTCTCAACATTCTCAAGCAACACAATCATTTTTTGCACATGTACCTGGATTAAAAGTAGTTGCTCCTGGAACACCCTATGATGCTAAAGGATTATTAAAATCTGCTATTAGAGATGATAATCCAGTTATATTCTTGGAAAGTGAATTAATGTATTCTTGGGAAGGTGAAGTGCTTGAAGAAGAATATGTTATTGATATAGGAAAAGCTGATGTGAAAAAAGATGGTTCTGATGTAACTATTATTTCTTATTCAAAACCATTAAAATATGCAATGGAAAGTGCTGAAATATTAGAAAAAGAGGGTATTAACGTTGAAGTTATTGATATAAGAAGTATTAGACCTTTAGATGAAGAAACAATACTTAATTCTGTAAAGAAAACAAACAGATGTGTAATTGTAGATGAATCATGGCCATTTGTTAGTGTTGCATCTCATATAGGATGGTTAATTTCACATAAGGCATTTGATTATTTAGATGCACCTGTTGAATTAGTTACTTCAGAAGATGTGCCAATGCCTTACAATCACAAATTAGAATTAGCTGCACAACCATCTGTTGAAAAGATTATAAAAGCTGTTAAGAAAGTTATGTATATTTAG
- a CDS encoding pyridoxamine 5'-phosphate oxidase family protein — protein MDKNDVMEKLGKLLSETKTGVLGWVNKEGYPELRWMSPCLMPYNKECTYAVTLEDFPKVNDLKTNDKVQWLIQNRDLTEVINIYGKMNIIEDALFKSEVLENLSSNLVAIWKLEDDAEFVVLETVIEEIVYYDTMKGIKERINFREE, from the coding sequence ATGGATAAAAATGATGTTATGGAGAAATTAGGAAAACTATTATCTGAAACCAAAACAGGTGTTTTAGGATGGGTAAATAAAGAGGGATATCCTGAATTAAGATGGATGTCACCATGCTTAATGCCTTATAACAAAGAATGCACTTATGCAGTTACTTTAGAAGATTTTCCAAAAGTTAATGACTTAAAAACAAATGATAAGGTTCAATGGTTAATACAAAATAGAGACCTTACAGAAGTTATCAATATATATGGAAAAATGAATATTATTGAAGATGCTCTATTTAAATCAGAAGTATTAGAAAATTTATCTTCTAATTTAGTAGCAATATGGAAATTAGAAGATGATGCAGAATTTGTAGTATTGGAAACAGTTATAGAAGAAATTGTATATTATGACACAATGAAAGGCATTAAAGAAAGAATTAATTTTAGGGAGGAATAA
- the pdhA gene encoding pyruvate dehydrogenase (acetyl-transferring) E1 component subunit alpha, protein MKDINKYDSKLLKDLLYKMVLIRRFEEKAAQAYGLKKIGGFLHLYIGEEAVAVGSISNLDMTKDYVAAAYRDHGHALAAGLDPNSLMAELYGKITGCSKGKGGSMHFFDYEKHFFGGNGIVGAQIPVATGIGLKIKYNEEDGVVLCYFGDGAIHQGSFHESLNLAKIWNLPVVYICENNHYGMGTDFRRVSAIDDFSIMAESYAMKGKQVNGMDVLEVYDATKEAIEVAKSGTPFLLEAKTYRFKGHSMSDPAKYRTKEELEKYKQKDPIISFKELLIENNVITEDDYIEMDKRCKKIAKDAAKYAEESPEPDLNELYTDLYV, encoded by the coding sequence ATGAAAGATATTAATAAATATGATTCCAAATTACTTAAAGATTTACTGTATAAAATGGTTTTAATTAGAAGATTTGAAGAAAAAGCTGCTCAAGCATATGGGTTAAAAAAAATAGGTGGATTCTTACATCTATATATTGGTGAAGAAGCAGTAGCAGTAGGTTCTATTTCAAATTTAGATATGACAAAAGATTATGTTGCTGCAGCATATAGAGACCATGGTCACGCTTTAGCTGCTGGATTAGATCCAAATTCATTAATGGCTGAATTATATGGGAAAATCACTGGCTGTTCAAAAGGGAAAGGTGGTTCAATGCACTTTTTTGATTATGAAAAACATTTCTTTGGAGGAAATGGTATAGTTGGTGCTCAAATTCCTGTAGCAACTGGTATAGGATTAAAAATAAAATACAATGAAGAAGATGGAGTTGTATTGTGTTATTTTGGTGATGGTGCTATTCATCAAGGTTCATTCCATGAAAGTTTAAATTTAGCAAAAATATGGAATTTACCTGTTGTATATATATGTGAGAATAACCATTATGGCATGGGAACAGATTTTAGAAGAGTATCAGCAATTGACGATTTTTCTATAATGGCTGAATCATATGCAATGAAAGGAAAACAAGTAAATGGTATGGATGTTTTAGAAGTATATGATGCTACAAAGGAAGCTATTGAAGTAGCAAAAAGTGGAACTCCATTTTTACTTGAGGCTAAAACATATAGATTTAAAGGACATTCAATGAGTGATCCTGCAAAATACAGGACTAAAGAAGAATTAGAAAAATACAAACAAAAAGATCCAATTATTAGTTTCAAAGAATTATTAATAGAAAATAATGTTATTACAGAAGATGATTATATAGAAATGGATAAACGATGTAAGAAAATTGCTAAGGATGCTGCAAAATATGCAGAAGAAAGTCCTGAACCTGATCTGAATGAATTATATACAGATCTATACGTTTAA
- a CDS encoding lipoate--protein ligase family protein, translating to MNINLIKSKNTNIYNNLAIEEYILNQNIKDIYLLFWKAKDSVVIGKHQNPWREINFDSDYNFNIARRISGGGAVYHDLGNLNYSVIAPKNYLNSDEIFEFVLEALNNLGIDSYRNYKNDLMHKDFKFSGSAFCIKKNNFLHHGTLLIDSNIEKIKETLKINPAFNTHATISKPSEIINIKEINFCIDDDMIMNNIINVFSKRLKLQTQLIETHYFRDNELIKKHKSWEWIYGRTPKFTVELGNNIYQIENGYIISINEKNMNKKEKFDFKNLLLNV from the coding sequence ATGAATATAAATTTAATTAAAAGCAAAAATACTAATATATATAATAATTTAGCTATAGAAGAATATATTTTAAACCAAAATATTAAAGATATCTATTTATTATTTTGGAAAGCAAAAGATTCTGTAGTTATAGGAAAACACCAAAATCCATGGAGAGAAATTAATTTTGATAGTGATTATAACTTTAATATTGCCAGAAGAATTTCTGGTGGAGGAGCAGTATATCATGATTTAGGTAATTTAAATTACTCAGTTATTGCACCAAAAAATTATCTAAATAGTGATGAAATATTTGAATTCGTATTAGAAGCTTTAAATAATTTAGGAATTGATAGTTATAGAAATTATAAGAATGATTTAATGCATAAGGATTTTAAGTTTTCTGGTAGTGCGTTTTGTATTAAAAAAAACAATTTCTTACATCATGGGACATTACTTATTGACTCTAATATAGAAAAAATAAAAGAAACATTAAAAATAAATCCAGCATTTAATACACATGCTACTATTTCAAAACCATCTGAAATTATAAACATAAAGGAAATTAATTTTTGTATTGACGATGATATGATTATGAACAATATAATTAATGTATTTTCAAAAAGACTTAAATTACAAACCCAATTAATAGAAACCCATTATTTTAGAGATAATGAATTAATTAAAAAACATAAATCCTGGGAATGGATATATGGAAGAACACCAAAATTTACTGTTGAATTAGGAAATAATATTTATCAAATAGAGAATGGATATATTATTTCAATTAATGAAAAAAATATGAATAAAAAAGAAAAATTTGATTTTAAAAACTTATTATTAAACGTTTAG
- a CDS encoding dihydrolipoamide acetyltransferase family protein produces the protein MAEKLYMIALSPTMEKGTIVKWNIKENESFSEGDVLCEVETDKTTMDYEATDEGTILKILIPEGGKAAVGEPIAIFGEPGEDISDLLSEEKEEIENVEEKTQIEKQVETKNTTIPKEIPENNDLKRIKISPLARKIALMKKIDISKIKGTGPGGRIVKRDVENYTAEPVRTVKEIKREYASIQVETRDEDVVIPLSDKRRIIGERLSQSKYTAPHFYLTVSVDMSNVLENRKMLNKKYNLSLNAFIIKIVANTLKKHRRINATLNNDSIIEFGRVDIALAVAQEDGLITPIVRNADKKGILQIDDELKTLIDKAKNNKLDPEEYTNATFTISNLGSFGVDEFTAIINPPGSAILAIGMIKETPVVENGEIVIKPIMKMTLSSDHRVIDGALAAAFMKDLKDTFENPILAIL, from the coding sequence ATGGCTGAAAAATTATATATGATAGCCTTATCTCCTACGATGGAGAAAGGAACTATCGTTAAATGGAATATAAAAGAAAATGAATCCTTTTCAGAGGGAGATGTGCTCTGTGAAGTTGAAACAGATAAAACTACAATGGATTATGAAGCTACAGATGAAGGAACTATATTGAAAATATTAATTCCTGAAGGTGGTAAGGCTGCCGTTGGAGAGCCAATTGCTATTTTCGGTGAACCTGGTGAGGATATTTCCGATTTATTATCTGAAGAAAAGGAAGAAATTGAAAATGTTGAAGAAAAAACTCAAATAGAAAAACAAGTAGAAACAAAAAATACTACTATCCCAAAAGAAATACCAGAAAATAATGATTTAAAGAGAATAAAAATATCACCATTAGCAAGAAAAATTGCATTAATGAAAAAAATTGATATTTCTAAAATTAAAGGTACTGGACCAGGTGGTAGAATAGTAAAAAGAGATGTGGAAAATTATACTGCAGAACCTGTTCGAACTGTGAAAGAAATCAAAAGAGAGTATGCATCTATACAAGTTGAAACAAGAGATGAAGATGTTGTTATTCCATTATCTGATAAAAGAAGAATTATTGGTGAAAGATTATCTCAATCAAAATACACAGCACCTCATTTCTATTTAACTGTTAGTGTTGATATGAGCAATGTGTTAGAAAATAGAAAAATGCTTAATAAAAAATATAACTTATCATTAAATGCATTTATTATAAAAATTGTTGCAAATACATTGAAAAAGCACAGAAGAATTAATGCTACATTAAACAATGATTCTATAATTGAATTTGGTAGAGTTGATATAGCATTAGCAGTTGCGCAAGAAGATGGATTAATAACTCCTATCGTAAGGAATGCTGATAAAAAAGGTATTTTACAAATAGATGATGAATTAAAAACATTAATTGATAAGGCTAAAAATAACAAATTAGATCCAGAAGAATATACAAATGCTACATTTACAATTAGTAATTTGGGTTCATTTGGAGTTGATGAATTCACTGCAATAATTAATCCTCCAGGATCAGCTATTTTAGCTATTGGTATGATAAAAGAAACTCCAGTTGTAGAAAATGGAGAAATCGTTATTAAACCTATAATGAAAATGACATTATCATCTGATCATAGAGTTATAGATGGTGCTTTAGCTGCTGCATTTATGAAAGACTTAAAAGATACATTTGAAAATCCAATATTAGCAATACTTTGA